One window from the genome of Myxococcales bacterium encodes:
- a CDS encoding tetratricopeptide repeat protein, whose product MKSSRLATYALLGAFAVLGACSSPGTKQSIEHQNRGAKAFKAANFDNAAQEYKEAARLDPANHLAWFGLGLSYLKRDSFKESADALAQATKLLGNNAVYAEKYGIALYRAAEAGARESQARAAAKQPNEIELDYSKVDFGKATDQLAAAIKLEPKLVDATYFLSRAYLYQGKEKEAAELATTAITLDPSDYAPYVTLANLYLKWDYVDEAIAVAEAGAKAVDDALDRSEVSFLLGLGKQRKGDVEGAIAAYTAAIEDRKDNNRARFQRGQLLFQKADYKKAKEDLEVYAKAAGKSAMYEKSVAQRLIGEIMSKGIQ is encoded by the coding sequence ATGAAATCTTCACGATTAGCTACCTATGCGCTTTTGGGCGCATTTGCTGTTTTGGGCGCTTGTAGCAGCCCAGGCACCAAGCAGTCCATTGAGCACCAAAATCGCGGCGCCAAGGCGTTTAAGGCCGCCAATTTTGACAATGCAGCGCAAGAATACAAAGAGGCCGCGCGCCTTGACCCGGCAAACCACCTGGCGTGGTTTGGGCTTGGTCTCTCCTACCTAAAGCGAGACAGCTTTAAAGAGTCGGCGGATGCCTTGGCGCAGGCTACCAAGTTGCTCGGGAACAACGCCGTGTATGCCGAGAAATACGGCATCGCGCTATATCGAGCCGCCGAGGCGGGGGCGCGCGAGTCACAGGCCCGTGCCGCTGCCAAACAGCCAAACGAAATCGAACTCGACTATAGCAAGGTCGATTTTGGCAAGGCCACGGATCAGTTGGCGGCCGCGATTAAGCTAGAGCCAAAGCTTGTCGACGCGACGTATTTTTTAAGTCGAGCCTATTTGTATCAGGGCAAGGAAAAGGAGGCCGCCGAGCTGGCAACCACGGCCATTACGCTGGATCCATCGGATTACGCGCCCTACGTCACCCTCGCGAATTTGTACCTTAAATGGGACTACGTCGACGAGGCGATCGCGGTCGCCGAGGCGGGGGCCAAGGCTGTCGACGACGCGCTGGACCGCAGCGAAGTAAGTTTCCTGCTCGGCCTCGGAAAACAGCGCAAGGGCGATGTCGAGGGCGCCATTGCGGCCTACACGGCCGCGATTGAAGACCGTAAAGACAACAATCGAGCCCGCTTTCAGCGCGGGCAGCTCCTGTTTCAAAAAGCCGACTACAAAAAAGCCAAGGAAGACCTCGAAGTCTACGCGAAGGCTGCGGGCAAATCGGCCATGTACGAGAAGTCCGTGGCGCAACGCCTTATCGGCGAGATCATGAGCAAGGGCATTCAATAG
- a CDS encoding AgmX/PglI C-terminal domain-containing protein produces the protein MSGVNFTFRLFQGTELLREEKLALPVIKIGKLSSSHLRLDDDNVSRMHAVIEVTGPDDVSIIDLGSATGTFVNGEKVNKAKIKSGDQLTIGGTRIEVAFAVGEVARSHTSSIPVPSAPAPFAQQAAPAPFAAPSMPAPGRPAAAPYAAAPIGGPAAYAGDIDEPGASAVEVAAMLDQSVVSVKHLMEPKGGHVTSATKGFFALGALLLLASTVSFVIAVRNASYNAAKHDEWVNVLKRPEFAFRPKMVSRAYDAVALSGLIGGLSLCIIALARIRRERRTPFFRIGSAPGVEFSTTHAPGNEFLLVGPSGNDFVFNYAQGMDGELVVNGQSTPLAEAAGRGRPSSSQPGATEMAIPDKGRIRAKLGNITYIVTAVGKPKEYPVPFWASLDGSFLTYAGVTFLAFFGFIGILYQVAPPGEGIDADMGLDDSGLASARNNAKDDPMQEEPPPEENADDEEAGGTGTRMALDEGKMGKKDSSRAEGQFKMAKNSDEEVIARQASESAASGGAIGAAFASTGGSVFASLTGTGDITSGLDDVDIQGGLLGDAPGEMAGGFGFGQSGFGPGGGGTGWGTVGLGNQGRIGHGSGTGSGYGTGSGRGGGRARSSVVPEPRLGTPDVGGDLDPATIRRYIRRNIEKIRSCYERQLLAKPTLQGTVIAQFFISPTGTVTTSTASGLDGAVASCVAGVIKNIEFPKPKGGGGVQVKSYPFEFRPSGG, from the coding sequence ATGTCAGGTGTAAATTTTACGTTTCGTTTATTCCAAGGAACCGAGCTGCTCCGCGAGGAAAAGCTGGCGCTGCCGGTGATCAAGATCGGCAAGCTGTCTTCGTCGCATCTGCGCCTCGATGACGACAATGTTAGCCGCATGCACGCCGTCATCGAGGTCACCGGCCCCGACGACGTCAGCATCATCGACCTTGGGTCGGCCACGGGCACCTTTGTCAATGGCGAAAAGGTCAACAAGGCCAAGATCAAGTCGGGCGATCAACTCACCATCGGCGGCACGCGCATCGAAGTGGCCTTTGCGGTAGGCGAGGTGGCCCGGTCCCATACCTCGTCGATTCCCGTGCCTTCGGCGCCGGCTCCTTTTGCTCAGCAAGCTGCACCTGCGCCGTTTGCGGCCCCCAGCATGCCGGCCCCTGGGCGACCAGCCGCCGCGCCATATGCGGCCGCACCCATTGGCGGTCCAGCGGCTTACGCCGGCGATATCGATGAACCCGGTGCCTCGGCTGTCGAAGTCGCGGCCATGCTCGATCAGTCAGTCGTTTCGGTGAAGCACCTCATGGAGCCCAAAGGCGGCCATGTCACCTCGGCGACCAAGGGGTTCTTTGCCCTCGGCGCGCTGCTCCTGCTCGCGTCGACGGTGTCGTTTGTCATCGCCGTCCGCAACGCCTCGTACAACGCGGCCAAGCACGACGAATGGGTTAACGTGCTCAAGCGACCCGAGTTCGCGTTTCGCCCAAAAATGGTGAGCCGCGCCTACGATGCCGTGGCGCTTTCGGGCCTCATCGGTGGCCTGTCGCTTTGCATCATCGCGCTGGCGCGAATTCGCCGCGAGCGTCGCACGCCGTTTTTTCGCATCGGCAGCGCGCCTGGCGTGGAATTCTCCACCACGCATGCGCCAGGAAACGAGTTTTTACTCGTGGGCCCAAGCGGCAACGATTTTGTCTTTAACTATGCGCAAGGCATGGATGGCGAGTTGGTCGTTAACGGCCAAAGCACGCCACTCGCCGAAGCCGCAGGGCGGGGTAGGCCGTCGAGCAGCCAGCCGGGGGCGACGGAAATGGCGATTCCCGACAAGGGCCGCATTCGCGCCAAGCTTGGCAACATCACGTACATCGTCACCGCCGTTGGTAAGCCAAAAGAGTATCCGGTGCCGTTTTGGGCCTCGCTCGATGGGTCGTTTCTCACCTATGCGGGCGTGACGTTTCTCGCCTTCTTTGGCTTCATCGGCATCTTGTATCAGGTGGCTCCTCCAGGCGAAGGCATCGACGCCGACATGGGGCTCGACGATAGCGGCCTGGCCTCGGCGCGCAACAACGCCAAGGACGACCCTATGCAAGAAGAGCCGCCACCGGAAGAAAATGCCGATGACGAAGAAGCCGGCGGCACGGGCACGCGCATGGCGCTCGATGAAGGCAAAATGGGCAAGAAGGACTCTTCGCGCGCTGAAGGCCAATTTAAGATGGCCAAGAACAGCGATGAGGAAGTCATCGCGCGTCAGGCGTCAGAGTCTGCCGCCTCCGGTGGCGCCATCGGCGCGGCCTTCGCGTCTACCGGCGGTTCGGTATTCGCTTCTTTAACTGGTACCGGCGATATCACCTCGGGTCTCGACGACGTCGATATCCAAGGTGGCCTGCTCGGCGACGCGCCTGGCGAAATGGCTGGTGGCTTTGGCTTTGGCCAATCGGGCTTTGGCCCGGGCGGCGGCGGCACGGGCTGGGGCACGGTGGGTCTTGGCAACCAAGGCCGCATTGGCCACGGCTCGGGCACAGGTAGCGGATACGGCACCGGTAGCGGTCGCGGCGGTGGCCGGGCGCGCTCCTCGGTGGTGCCAGAGCCGCGCCTCGGCACGCCGGACGTCGGCGGCGACCTCGACCCAGCGACGATTCGTCGCTACATCCGCCGCAACATAGAAAAAATTCGCTCCTGCTACGAGCGCCAATTGCTCGCCAAGCCGACCCTGCAGGGCACGGTGATCGCGCAGTTCTTTATTAGCCCGACTGGCACCGTGACCACCTCAACCGCGAGCGGCCTCGACGGCGCCGTGGCGAGTTGCGTCGCTGGCGTGATCAAGAACATCGAGTTTCCAAAGCCAAAAGGCGGCGGGGGTGTGCAGGTCAAATCGTATCCCTTTGAATTCCGCCCTTCAGGCGGCTGA
- a CDS encoding tetratricopeptide repeat protein: MQGRSYMSCGMLGDAEKAFRASLGRDSTYVHSVSGLGEVAYAKGNLTEARSQWEKALSVDGRLPGAHINIATLDLAQLKKLQSGTPAWKTLEKSIRDHLSLALAVDNGNIQAYTVYALVYMEGVEGNKNRLDLAKLLLDEGLKASKAYAPLHNAFGLYYMKKNLISGALTSFMAAVELDGKFAEARLNAGLIQVSSRRYADAKTQLGEVVKLQPKNYDAWIGLGIAQRGLNELGDAESSYKKAKEIDGSRGEAAFNLGVLYKDFYGAKEATDLKKGKEYFSKAREFFADAQSKLKDAKDREEAKQNVTDCEKLVASYEEQIKIQAAAPAGS; this comes from the coding sequence ATGCAAGGCCGCAGCTACATGAGCTGCGGCATGCTTGGCGACGCGGAGAAGGCGTTTCGCGCCTCGCTCGGTCGCGATAGCACCTACGTGCACTCGGTCTCGGGCCTCGGCGAAGTTGCCTACGCCAAGGGCAACCTAACCGAGGCGCGGTCGCAGTGGGAAAAGGCGCTGTCGGTCGACGGCCGCCTGCCTGGCGCGCATATTAATATTGCCACGCTCGATCTGGCGCAGCTCAAAAAATTGCAGAGCGGCACCCCGGCGTGGAAAACGCTGGAAAAATCCATTCGCGATCACCTCTCGCTCGCGCTCGCCGTGGATAACGGCAATATCCAAGCCTACACCGTCTATGCCTTGGTCTACATGGAAGGCGTTGAAGGCAACAAGAACCGCCTCGACCTCGCTAAGCTCTTGCTCGACGAGGGCCTCAAGGCTTCGAAAGCCTACGCGCCTTTGCATAACGCGTTCGGCCTCTATTACATGAAGAAGAACCTCATCAGTGGCGCGCTGACGTCGTTTATGGCCGCGGTCGAACTCGACGGCAAGTTCGCTGAGGCGCGCCTCAACGCGGGCCTTATCCAAGTGAGCTCGCGCCGCTATGCCGACGCTAAGACGCAGCTGGGCGAAGTGGTAAAGCTTCAGCCTAAAAACTACGATGCGTGGATTGGCCTTGGCATCGCGCAGCGCGGCCTTAACGAACTCGGTGACGCCGAAAGCAGCTACAAAAAGGCTAAGGAAATTGACGGCTCGCGCGGCGAGGCTGCCTTTAACCTGGGCGTGCTCTACAAAGATTTTTACGGCGCCAAGGAGGCCACCGACCTCAAGAAGGGCAAGGAGTACTTCAGCAAAGCCCGCGAATTTTTTGCGGATGCTCAGTCCAAGCTCAAGGACGCCAAAGACCGCGAAGAGGCCAAGCAAAACGTGACCGACTGCGAAAAACTGGTGGCCAGCTACGAAGAGCAAATCAAGATTCAGGCCGCCGCGCCGGCCGGCAGCTGA
- a CDS encoding tetratricopeptide repeat protein, whose protein sequence is MKLNQFRIAVASAATWVTMASAVAQPTTKTERTQTVEVKVRETKKAKPVVKQAADKAAGPSITADQILAAQDKVGTLRRDQLALLTALIKDTPDGDPSKPELIFQLGELYSRLATFNRLRWNEMEIKADGAKGSDQAKFRKEAAAFKEQYKKDLTDAVKVFAAMIKNPKYKNFKQMDRALFYLADTLKGAGKMDNAREILQKLIMEYPTSPFVPEAFLAFGDYYFEQGEMENAGKFYEKVLEFKSSKVWTYAKYKTGWVFLNQKEDQKAGAVFLEVVEKTNGDKSKALLHKAAKKDFVVAYAKFGKTELAFKTFERMDKAYAFDGLKLLADLYMADGAGKRAIYTFRELIGMAPKDPMVCVWQYNITRAMLTEGNRGQQVEELEKLVKLYGFAKSNKLLPATEQEECRDNAAVFSLEMATGWHNEFTKTKNPESLQYADKTYKVYLDVFPDAADYPMTQYDYANLLWDRAVREPNARLKAELWGRAGEAFGASFASSCTTGKPKIADDQCEDAAWAQIEGYSNSKTADPRGTTTRGDSGFKIGKVEAIPAADQKILDAAERYTKFVKKPKPGQMAKTLFLQAETYARFGHWDKALPLFKKMLTDHRSP, encoded by the coding sequence ATGAAACTCAACCAATTCCGCATCGCCGTTGCCTCTGCTGCCACGTGGGTAACCATGGCCAGCGCGGTCGCGCAGCCGACGACCAAGACTGAACGCACCCAGACCGTCGAGGTAAAGGTCCGCGAGACCAAGAAAGCCAAGCCCGTCGTCAAGCAAGCCGCCGACAAGGCGGCCGGCCCGAGCATCACGGCTGACCAAATTCTTGCTGCGCAAGATAAGGTGGGCACCCTGCGTCGCGACCAGTTGGCCTTGCTCACCGCGCTGATCAAAGACACGCCCGACGGCGACCCTTCCAAGCCCGAATTGATTTTTCAGCTCGGCGAACTCTATTCGAGGTTAGCCACGTTCAACCGCTTGCGTTGGAACGAAATGGAAATCAAGGCCGATGGCGCCAAGGGCAGCGATCAGGCCAAGTTCCGCAAGGAGGCCGCGGCGTTTAAAGAGCAGTACAAAAAGGATCTGACCGACGCGGTGAAGGTCTTCGCCGCGATGATCAAAAACCCCAAGTACAAGAACTTCAAGCAAATGGACCGCGCGCTGTTCTACCTGGCCGACACCCTCAAGGGCGCCGGCAAGATGGATAACGCCCGCGAGATTTTGCAGAAGCTCATCATGGAGTACCCGACCTCACCATTTGTGCCCGAGGCATTCTTGGCCTTTGGCGACTACTACTTTGAGCAAGGCGAAATGGAAAACGCCGGCAAGTTCTACGAGAAGGTCCTCGAGTTTAAGTCGTCCAAGGTCTGGACCTACGCCAAATACAAAACCGGCTGGGTGTTCCTAAACCAAAAAGAAGACCAAAAAGCCGGCGCCGTGTTTCTCGAGGTCGTCGAGAAAACCAACGGCGACAAATCCAAGGCGCTGCTGCACAAGGCCGCCAAAAAAGACTTTGTCGTTGCCTACGCCAAGTTCGGCAAGACCGAACTCGCATTTAAGACCTTTGAGCGCATGGATAAAGCCTACGCCTTTGACGGCCTCAAGCTCCTCGCCGACCTCTACATGGCCGACGGCGCTGGCAAGCGCGCCATCTACACCTTTCGCGAACTCATCGGCATGGCGCCAAAAGACCCGATGGTCTGCGTCTGGCAATACAACATCACCCGCGCCATGCTGACCGAGGGCAATCGCGGCCAACAAGTCGAAGAGCTCGAAAAACTGGTCAAGCTCTACGGCTTTGCCAAGAGCAACAAGCTGCTTCCGGCCACCGAGCAGGAGGAATGCCGCGACAACGCCGCGGTGTTCTCGCTGGAGATGGCGACCGGCTGGCACAACGAATTCACCAAGACGAAAAATCCCGAGTCGCTGCAATACGCCGACAAGACCTACAAGGTTTACCTCGACGTCTTTCCAGATGCCGCCGACTACCCGATGACCCAGTACGACTACGCCAACCTCTTGTGGGATCGAGCGGTGCGGGAGCCAAATGCGCGTCTCAAGGCCGAGCTATGGGGTCGCGCTGGCGAAGCCTTCGGCGCTTCGTTCGCCTCAAGCTGCACCACCGGCAAACCAAAAATCGCCGACGACCAATGCGAAGACGCCGCCTGGGCGCAAATCGAGGGCTATTCCAATTCCAAGACCGCTGATCCTCGCGGCACCACCACCAGGGGCGACTCCGGCTTTAAGATCGGCAAGGTCGAAGCGATTCCGGCCGCCGACCAGAAAATCCTTGACGCGGCCGAGCGCTACACCAAGTTCGTCAAGAAGCCAAAGCCAGGCCAAATGGCCAAGACCCTGTTTCTGCAAGCCGAGACGTATGCCCGCTTTGGTCATTGGGACAAGGCGCTGCCACTATTTAAGAAGATGCTCACCGACCATCGCAGCCCATGA
- a CDS encoding YraN family protein, with protein sequence MVARPTQTTHQKGQAVEAYVASWLGSQGYTIVQRNFRCRLGELDIIAEHGDYLVFVEVRSRGSGRYGAAVHAISPGKAAQVAKVAACYLAYHGGPWASRPKRFDVVAVTSGVPTLLQDAFRLGEQRYRYQ encoded by the coding sequence ATGGTCGCGCGCCCGACGCAAACAACTCATCAAAAAGGGCAGGCCGTCGAAGCCTACGTTGCCAGCTGGCTGGGCTCCCAGGGCTACACCATCGTGCAGCGCAACTTCCGCTGTCGTCTCGGTGAACTCGATATTATCGCGGAGCACGGCGACTACCTAGTCTTCGTTGAGGTGCGCTCCCGCGGCAGCGGTCGCTATGGCGCGGCGGTCCACGCCATCTCGCCCGGCAAGGCGGCGCAGGTGGCCAAGGTGGCGGCCTGCTACCTCGCGTATCATGGCGGACCCTGGGCAAGCCGCCCCAAGCGCTTCGATGTTGTCGCGGTTACGTCCGGCGTGCCGACGCTACTGCAAGACGCGTTTCGCCTCGGCGAGCAGCGCTATCGCTACCAATGA
- the rplS gene encoding 50S ribosomal protein L19 yields the protein MSAHSILQAIDKANRRTENQLPDFRAGDSVKVWVKIREGEKTRSQAFEGVCIRRALQGARSTFTVRKISYGVGVERIFPDHSPNIDKVEVMQRGQVRRARLFYLRDLSGKAARIKERENTHTKDKKAAAAAPAAAAE from the coding sequence ATGAGCGCGCATTCAATTCTTCAAGCCATCGACAAAGCCAATCGCCGCACCGAAAACCAGCTGCCTGATTTTCGCGCCGGAGACTCGGTGAAAGTTTGGGTCAAGATTCGCGAAGGCGAAAAAACCCGCTCGCAAGCGTTCGAAGGCGTTTGCATTCGCCGCGCGCTGCAAGGCGCGCGTTCCACCTTCACCGTGCGCAAGATTTCGTACGGCGTTGGCGTCGAGCGTATTTTCCCTGACCATTCGCCCAACATCGACAAGGTCGAAGTGATGCAGCGCGGCCAAGTCCGTCGCGCGCGTCTGTTCTACTTGCGCGATCTCAGCGGCAAGGCGGCTCGCATCAAAGAGCGCGAGAACACCCACACCAAAGACAAAAAAGCTGCCGCGGCTGCGCCGGCTGCCGCCGCGGAATAA
- the trmD gene encoding tRNA (guanosine(37)-N1)-methyltransferase TrmD gives MTAAASPTAKRFTVVTIHPEMIESPFAAGVVGRAATAGLISLSAVNPRDFTDDKHRRVDDIPYGGGPGMVMKYQPLAATMRHLQAADAASSPPARRILLSPSGTPFSQARARALTQHDHLILVCGRYEGIDQRFIDNFIDEELSLGDYVLSGGELAAMVVIDAVARLLPGVLGDDASSDDESFSAGLLEYPQYTRPPLIDDLPVPEVLQSGHHGQVSAWRHEQAMRRTATRRPELWRAFREPAAAVKKWPPGLRLAERLYLCVATPADLALGQEIGASFGLPASHVLLKADLAADLARLTSLHGDEPAVHELTHHDAAALAELGRQAFLRPSQAVVLTLPAASFATLAVLALGHLLGPPNP, from the coding sequence ATGACCGCGGCGGCATCGCCAACCGCCAAGCGCTTTACTGTCGTCACGATTCATCCCGAAATGATCGAGTCGCCGTTTGCGGCCGGCGTGGTCGGGCGCGCCGCGACCGCAGGCCTCATTTCGCTATCAGCCGTCAATCCACGCGATTTTACCGACGATAAGCATCGGCGCGTCGACGACATACCATACGGCGGCGGCCCAGGCATGGTGATGAAATATCAACCGCTCGCGGCGACCATGCGGCACTTGCAAGCCGCCGACGCCGCCTCGTCACCGCCCGCGCGCCGCATCCTGCTCTCGCCAAGCGGCACGCCGTTTTCGCAAGCACGCGCCCGCGCGCTTACGCAGCACGATCATCTCATCTTGGTGTGCGGCCGCTACGAAGGCATCGACCAGCGCTTCATCGACAACTTCATCGACGAAGAACTCAGCCTCGGCGACTACGTGCTCTCTGGTGGCGAACTCGCGGCCATGGTCGTCATCGACGCGGTCGCGCGCCTCCTGCCCGGCGTGCTCGGCGACGACGCCTCTTCCGACGACGAATCGTTTTCCGCCGGCCTGCTCGAATACCCGCAATATACTCGCCCCCCGCTCATCGATGACCTGCCCGTGCCCGAGGTGTTGCAATCGGGCCACCACGGGCAAGTTTCAGCCTGGCGCCATGAGCAGGCCATGCGGCGCACCGCGACCCGTCGCCCCGAGCTGTGGCGGGCATTTCGCGAGCCCGCCGCCGCGGTTAAAAAATGGCCACCCGGCCTGCGCCTGGCCGAGCGCCTCTATCTCTGCGTTGCCACGCCAGCCGACCTCGCGCTTGGCCAAGAAATCGGCGCCTCGTTTGGCCTGCCCGCGTCACATGTCTTGCTCAAGGCTGACCTCGCCGCCGACCTGGCCCGGCTCACCTCGCTACACGGCGACGAACCGGCCGTGCATGAGCTAACCCACCACGATGCCGCCGCCTTGGCCGAGCTAGGGCGCCAGGCCTTCCTGCGCCCCTCCCAGGCAGTGGTCCTCACCTTGCCCGCGGCATCCTTCGCCACGCTCGCCGTGCTCGCCCTGGGTCACCTTCTTGGCCCACCTAACCCATGA
- the rimM gene encoding 16S rRNA processing protein RimM, producing the protein MGASSPSGASGIDHRIAIGYVAGVHGVRGEILARTDDPSSDVLEHLETLFIGTRSFTVAQARPTPKGVLLRLEGVVTRNEAETLRSQPISAHRDDLIEDEDDVLLQDMIGCRVLASDGAAWGEVVGIEWGLQDRLIIEDDEFERQVPVVDELVVDVDLDARQITVACGDDWPKSPRRHA; encoded by the coding sequence ATGGGCGCTTCATCTCCGTCCGGCGCTAGCGGTATTGATCACCGCATAGCAATTGGCTACGTCGCCGGCGTGCACGGCGTGCGCGGCGAAATCCTCGCGCGCACCGACGATCCGTCGTCCGACGTGCTTGAGCATCTCGAGACGCTTTTTATCGGCACCCGCAGCTTCACGGTTGCGCAGGCGCGGCCGACTCCCAAGGGCGTGCTTTTGCGCCTCGAAGGCGTGGTCACCCGCAATGAAGCCGAAACCTTGCGCAGCCAACCCATCTCGGCTCACCGAGACGACCTCATCGAAGACGAAGACGACGTGCTGTTGCAAGACATGATCGGCTGCCGCGTCCTCGCCAGCGATGGCGCGGCGTGGGGCGAGGTCGTCGGCATTGAATGGGGCTTGCAAGATCGCCTCATCATCGAGGACGACGAATTTGAGCGCCAAGTGCCCGTCGTCGACGAATTAGTCGTCGACGTCGATCTCGACGCGCGGCAAATAACGGTCGCCTGCGGCGATGACTGGCCCAAGTCCCCGCGGCGGCACGCATGA
- a CDS encoding KH domain-containing protein, which produces MSETTPDLAELIRFVAQNLVDTPDQVSVAVVDERNASVYELEVADDDLGKIIGKGGKTARAIRTVALAAAPDAKKRIMVEILE; this is translated from the coding sequence ATGAGCGAAACCACGCCCGACCTCGCCGAGCTCATTCGCTTCGTCGCGCAAAACCTGGTCGATACACCCGACCAAGTGAGCGTTGCCGTCGTCGACGAGCGCAACGCGAGCGTCTACGAACTCGAAGTCGCCGATGACGACCTCGGCAAGATTATTGGCAAAGGCGGCAAGACCGCACGCGCCATCCGCACCGTCGCGCTCGCCGCGGCACCTGATGCGAAAAAACGCATCATGGTCGAAATCCTCGAGTAG
- the rpsP gene encoding 30S ribosomal protein S16, with protein MAVVLRFARGGKKKVAFYRIVATEKSNPRDGKFIELLGTYDPRNKALRLNGERYERWVSVGAQPSGTLAAIVRREKRTAAKAA; from the coding sequence ATGGCAGTTGTCCTTCGATTCGCCCGTGGCGGCAAGAAAAAAGTAGCATTTTACCGCATCGTTGCGACCGAGAAATCGAATCCGCGCGACGGTAAGTTCATTGAACTGCTAGGCACCTACGATCCGCGCAACAAAGCGCTTCGCCTCAACGGCGAACGCTATGAGCGTTGGGTCAGCGTAGGCGCCCAGCCGTCCGGCACGCTTGCAGCGATCGTTCGCCGCGAAAAGCGCACCGCCGCGAAGGCAGCGTAG
- a CDS encoding septal ring lytic transglycosylase RlpA family protein produces the protein MLALLLLLGLIVGGCAAGRTARPGNFPRSAEVGDAVTGKASYYGKRFHGRKTASGERFDMHAMTAAHRTLRFGTRVRVTHVGNGRSVVVRINDRGPFGNGSRIIDLSQAAADALGMIAQGIATVTLEVVAAPR, from the coding sequence CTGCTCGCACTGTTGCTGTTGCTTGGATTAATCGTCGGCGGTTGTGCGGCTGGTCGCACGGCGCGACCGGGTAATTTTCCACGCAGCGCTGAAGTCGGCGATGCCGTGACCGGCAAGGCGAGCTACTACGGCAAGCGGTTTCATGGGCGCAAGACGGCCTCGGGTGAACGCTTTGACATGCATGCGATGACGGCGGCGCACCGCACGCTGCGATTTGGCACCCGCGTGCGGGTGACCCATGTCGGCAATGGCCGGTCGGTAGTGGTGCGGATTAACGACCGTGGGCCGTTTGGCAATGGCAGCCGGATTATCGATCTATCGCAAGCTGCCGCCGACGCGCTGGGGATGATCGCCCAGGGAATTGCCACGGTGACGCTCGAAGTTGTGGCTGCACCGCGCTAG
- a CDS encoding ABC transporter ATP-binding protein, whose translation MTGHDSGVAGAPIALRDVRKTFGKVQALRGVTGEIGGRVVGLLGPNGAGKSTLIKALLGLLEFDGEATVFGLSPKTDGAAIRDRVGYMPEHESFLTGLSAVELCRYAAELSGLPSTEALQRSHAALYYAGLGEKRYAPLEDYSTGMKQRVKLAQALVHDPELLILDEPTNGLDPRSREEMLDLVAEMPEKRGCTVVLSTHILSDIERVCDRVVIMHQGAIRYTGTIAELKQSRSAGSAYQVTVRDTAPALVDALNAAGAQATGVSATALVTILGSKLAVRDLFAIAGAARVQVRSVELERESMEQAFLRVIGAASEQDARQGAGA comes from the coding sequence ATGACTGGACATGATAGTGGGGTTGCGGGCGCGCCGATTGCGCTGCGCGACGTGCGCAAGACATTTGGCAAGGTGCAGGCGCTGCGCGGCGTGACCGGCGAGATTGGCGGGCGCGTGGTGGGGCTGCTCGGGCCCAACGGCGCGGGTAAGTCGACGCTGATTAAGGCGTTGCTCGGGCTGCTCGAGTTTGACGGCGAAGCAACGGTGTTTGGTTTGTCGCCCAAGACGGACGGCGCGGCGATTCGCGACCGCGTGGGCTATATGCCGGAGCACGAGTCGTTTTTGACCGGGCTGTCGGCGGTGGAGTTGTGCCGCTATGCGGCGGAGCTATCGGGCCTGCCAAGCACTGAGGCGCTGCAGCGATCGCATGCGGCGCTCTATTACGCGGGGCTGGGCGAGAAGCGCTATGCGCCGCTGGAGGATTACTCGACGGGCATGAAGCAGCGTGTGAAGCTGGCGCAGGCGTTGGTGCATGACCCTGAGCTTTTGATTTTGGATGAGCCCACTAACGGGCTCGATCCGCGGTCGCGCGAGGAGATGCTGGACTTGGTGGCCGAGATGCCTGAGAAGCGCGGCTGCACGGTGGTGCTGTCGACGCATATCTTGAGCGACATTGAGCGCGTGTGCGATCGCGTAGTGATTATGCACCAGGGCGCGATTCGCTATACGGGGACGATTGCCGAGCTTAAGCAGTCGCGCAGCGCGGGTTCTGCGTACCAGGTAACGGTGCGCGATACGGCGCCGGCGTTGGTGGACGCACTAAACGCGGCGGGCGCTCAGGCCACCGGCGTCTCGGCGACGGCCCTGGTCACGATCTTGGGCAGCAAGTTGGCGGTGCGCGATTTGTTTGCGATTGCGGGCGCGGCGCGGGTGCAAGTGCGCAGCGTTGAGCTTGAGCGCGAATCGATGGAGCAAGCGTTTTTGCGGGTCATTGGCGCCGCGAGCGAGCAAGACGCGCGGCAGGGAGCGGGAGCATGA